Proteins encoded by one window of Anas platyrhynchos isolate ZD024472 breed Pekin duck chromosome 14, IASCAAS_PekinDuck_T2T, whole genome shotgun sequence:
- the DRD1 gene encoding D(1A) dopamine receptor isoform X2 codes for MQRYWVGFVCQICYAIPKLNEEERRLCIPEQTENQTSGETMTWNDTTMDGEGLLVERDSSFRILTGCFLSLLILSTLLGNTLVCAAVIRFRHLRSKVTNFFVISLAVSDLLVAVLVMPWKAVAEIAGFWPFGSFCNIWVAFDIMCSTASILNLCVISVDRYWAISSPFRYERKMTPKAAFILISVAWTLSVLISFIPVQLNWHKATTTSVLDLNASLQGVSMDNCDSSLNRMYAISSSLISFYIPVAIMIVTYTRIYRIAQKQIRRISALERAAVHAKNCQTTSGNRSSMDCQQPESNFKMSFKRETKVLKTLSVIMGVFVCCWLPFFVLNCMIPFCEPTEPSKGAEAFCINSTTFDVFVWFGWANSSLNPIIYAFNADFRKAFSTLLGCYRLCPMSSNAIETVSINNNGAVVFSSQHEPKGSSPKESNLVYLIPHAIICPEEEPLKKEEEGELSKTLEKMSPALSGILDYEADVSLEKINPITQNGQHKT; via the exons ATGCAGCGTTACTGGGTTGGTTTTGTGTGTCAGATTTGCTATGCAATTCCAAAACTAAATGAGGAGGAGAGACGGCTCTGCATCCCAGAGCAAACAGAGAATCAGA CCTCAGGAGAAACTATGACTTGGAACGACACCACTATGGACGGGGAAGGGTTGCTTGTGGAAAGGGACTCTTCCTTTCGGATTCTCACGGGCTGCTTCCTCTCGCTGCTGATCCTCTCCACGCTGCTGGGAAACACGCTGGTCTGTGCAGCCGTCATTAGGTTTCGCCACCTGAGGTCCAAGGTGACCAACTTCTTTGTCATCTCCTTGGCTGTGTCAGATCTCTTAGTGGCGGTTTTGGTCATGCCTTGGAAAGCTGTGGCCGAGATTGCTGGTTTCTGGCCTTTTGGTTCATTTTGCAACATCTGGGTGGCCTTTGACATTATGTGCTCGACAGCCTCCATCTTAAATCTGTGTGTCATTAGTGTGGACAGATACTGGGCCATCTCCAGCCCATTTAGGTACGAGAGGAAAATGACCCCCAAGGCAGCCTTCATCTTGATCAGTGTGGCGTGGACTTTGTCTGTGCTGATTTCCTTCATCCCCGTGCAGCTAAACTGGCATAAGGCTACCACCACAAGTGTTTTGGACCTAAACGCCAGTTTACAAGGTGTAAGCATGGACAACTGTGATTCTAGCCTAAACAGGATGTATGCCATCTCCTCTTCTCTAATTAGCTTCTACATACCTGTTGCCATCATGATAGTAACTTACACGAGGATATACCGGATTGCCCAGAAGCAAATACGACGAATTTCAGCTTTGGAGAGGGCAGCAGTGCATGCCAAGAACTGCCAGACCACGAGTGGCAATAGGAGCAGCATGGACTGCCAGCAACCAGAGAGCAACTTCAAAATGTCCTTCAAGAGGGAAACGAAGGTTTTAAAGACTTTGTCGGTGATCATGGGGGTGTTTGTGTGCTGCTGGTTGCCATTTTTCGTGTTGAACTGCATGATTCCCTTCTGCGAGCCTACCGAACCGTCCAAGGGAGCAGAAGCTTTCTGCATTAACTCCACCAcctttgatgtttttgtttggtttggatgggctaattctTCCCTCAACCCCATCATTTATGCCTTCAATGCTGATTTCCGCAAGGCATTTTCAACCCTGCTAGGATGCTACAGGCTCTGCCCTATGTCCAGCAATGCTATAGAGACTGTTAGTATTAACAACAATGGAGCAGTTGTTTTTTCAAGCCAACATGAGCCCAAAGGATCCAGCCCCAAAGAGTCTAATCTGGTTTATCTGATTCCACATGCAATCATCTGTCCAGAAGAAGAACCtctaaaaaaggaagaagagggtgAACTATCTAAGACCTTGGAGAAAATGTCTCCAGCACTGTCGGGTATCTTGGATTATGAAGCTGatgtttctttggaaaagatCAATCCCATTACACAAAATGGGCAGCATAAAACCTGA
- the DRD1 gene encoding D(1A) dopamine receptor isoform X1, giving the protein MTWNDTTMDGEGLLVERDSSFRILTGCFLSLLILSTLLGNTLVCAAVIRFRHLRSKVTNFFVISLAVSDLLVAVLVMPWKAVAEIAGFWPFGSFCNIWVAFDIMCSTASILNLCVISVDRYWAISSPFRYERKMTPKAAFILISVAWTLSVLISFIPVQLNWHKATTTSVLDLNASLQGVSMDNCDSSLNRMYAISSSLISFYIPVAIMIVTYTRIYRIAQKQIRRISALERAAVHAKNCQTTSGNRSSMDCQQPESNFKMSFKRETKVLKTLSVIMGVFVCCWLPFFVLNCMIPFCEPTEPSKGAEAFCINSTTFDVFVWFGWANSSLNPIIYAFNADFRKAFSTLLGCYRLCPMSSNAIETVSINNNGAVVFSSQHEPKGSSPKESNLVYLIPHAIICPEEEPLKKEEEGELSKTLEKMSPALSGILDYEADVSLEKINPITQNGQHKT; this is encoded by the coding sequence ATGACTTGGAACGACACCACTATGGACGGGGAAGGGTTGCTTGTGGAAAGGGACTCTTCCTTTCGGATTCTCACGGGCTGCTTCCTCTCGCTGCTGATCCTCTCCACGCTGCTGGGAAACACGCTGGTCTGTGCAGCCGTCATTAGGTTTCGCCACCTGAGGTCCAAGGTGACCAACTTCTTTGTCATCTCCTTGGCTGTGTCAGATCTCTTAGTGGCGGTTTTGGTCATGCCTTGGAAAGCTGTGGCCGAGATTGCTGGTTTCTGGCCTTTTGGTTCATTTTGCAACATCTGGGTGGCCTTTGACATTATGTGCTCGACAGCCTCCATCTTAAATCTGTGTGTCATTAGTGTGGACAGATACTGGGCCATCTCCAGCCCATTTAGGTACGAGAGGAAAATGACCCCCAAGGCAGCCTTCATCTTGATCAGTGTGGCGTGGACTTTGTCTGTGCTGATTTCCTTCATCCCCGTGCAGCTAAACTGGCATAAGGCTACCACCACAAGTGTTTTGGACCTAAACGCCAGTTTACAAGGTGTAAGCATGGACAACTGTGATTCTAGCCTAAACAGGATGTATGCCATCTCCTCTTCTCTAATTAGCTTCTACATACCTGTTGCCATCATGATAGTAACTTACACGAGGATATACCGGATTGCCCAGAAGCAAATACGACGAATTTCAGCTTTGGAGAGGGCAGCAGTGCATGCCAAGAACTGCCAGACCACGAGTGGCAATAGGAGCAGCATGGACTGCCAGCAACCAGAGAGCAACTTCAAAATGTCCTTCAAGAGGGAAACGAAGGTTTTAAAGACTTTGTCGGTGATCATGGGGGTGTTTGTGTGCTGCTGGTTGCCATTTTTCGTGTTGAACTGCATGATTCCCTTCTGCGAGCCTACCGAACCGTCCAAGGGAGCAGAAGCTTTCTGCATTAACTCCACCAcctttgatgtttttgtttggtttggatgggctaattctTCCCTCAACCCCATCATTTATGCCTTCAATGCTGATTTCCGCAAGGCATTTTCAACCCTGCTAGGATGCTACAGGCTCTGCCCTATGTCCAGCAATGCTATAGAGACTGTTAGTATTAACAACAATGGAGCAGTTGTTTTTTCAAGCCAACATGAGCCCAAAGGATCCAGCCCCAAAGAGTCTAATCTGGTTTATCTGATTCCACATGCAATCATCTGTCCAGAAGAAGAACCtctaaaaaaggaagaagagggtgAACTATCTAAGACCTTGGAGAAAATGTCTCCAGCACTGTCGGGTATCTTGGATTATGAAGCTGatgtttctttggaaaagatCAATCCCATTACACAAAATGGGCAGCATAAAACCTGA